A stretch of DNA from Plasmodium brasilianum strain Bolivian I chromosome 3, whole genome shotgun sequence:
TTGAGCATCTCGTCGTCCGTAATATCCACCTCTTCATGCCCTTCCTTTCCCTCCTTTGCACTCCTATCATGCAGTAAATCTGCATATTCCCCATGATTACTAAAACGTTCGCTTAGTTTCCAATCATCGCCTACTTTCCACTCATCGTCTCCTGTGCTTACATTCGAGTACTCATCAATATCTATCGATGGACATTCAGCCGAACGTCCTTTCACCTCCTCCTCACTATTGCTACTTCCCTTTTgtggataaaaataatggcATGTGAAACTTAAAAAGGACAGCTGATTACAAAAaagatcattttttttagaagGGTTTAGTAACAATACACTATAATTGAACAGGAATTTGTCGAACTGCTCGTAAAAATCATTGTGATATAAGTAGTAACTTTTGCATATATTGTGTTGAAGGCTGTTTAAAAATTTCTGCCGTTTTAGCTTTGCCTCGTTCATGTTAACGGGTAGCTATACTGTTTAGGCGAATATACATAAAcgtatgtaagtatgtacgtacgtatgtaagtatgtacgtacgtatgtaagtatgtacgtacgtatgtatgtatgtatgcacgtacgtatgtatgtatgtatgcacgtacgtatgtatgtatgcacgtacgtatgcatatgtgGGCAAAGAGTTCGCggaagaaaatgaaattcaaaaaaaaaaaaataataataataaatactaaAAATGCACAAGTACAGTAGAGTTCGGTGTACGCGTATTACgctaaaaattattctgcagatttatgtataatattacatatcGAGAAAGTACAATATGGCAAAACTTTATCCATCAATCggtatgtatattatatacatatatacatacaaacatatatgcatttgaCGTAAACTTTCCCCTATATGCGTGTTTTCTCTTTTTGCATTTTCTTCTTCCCCTTTTGTAATTCCTTCCTTTATATGTTGTACTCACGTGACGTACATATAAACCTATATACCTATATaggtatgtatgtatacgtatataggtatgtatatatatgtaagccaatttttcaatttttttaattttcttcaatttgtacgaaataaaatatcacGTATCAACTCACCTTAATAATTCTTCATAGAGACTGTGGCAGGCATacattttgatatttttattttattttgctaatctattatatcattacatttttttttatttcattgtatttataaaattttattatatttttacattttgaaatatttttacattttgcaatattttttcattttattttatttttatttttttccaccAGAATTGAGAATTTTGGTACCACCATTTTATCCCTTCGGCATTTGaagtttattttaaaatgtatacaatgtaaaaattttttttaaaatatggcTAGAATGCATGAACAgtaaatatgcatacatggattacatatatacatgtatgtagatatagatatagatatagattgatatgtatatatgtatatttattcatttattcaattattcatttattcatttactcatttattcatttactcaattattcatttactcaattattcatttactcaattattcatttactcaattattcatttactcaattattcatttactcaattattcatttatttttttgtgtatgcttatatgtataaatatgtaagagtaatcaaaatatagaaagtcaaatttatttaaattgcACTTATCAacgaaaagggaaaaaagtGGATGACCAAAGGAGATTGTGATGACCATATGAGTAGATGACTACACGAATGAGATTACAAAGAAACGAATTGATTAGCTAATGTTGGGAGGAAATATTAAGAAACGATTTAAAAATAAGCGAATAAAACGACGATCTGTTGAAACATCGTTAGAAATTTGTACGTTATGTTGTTTACCATGTTATTGCTTTGCTACTCTTTTgctttgttaaaaaaataaggggAAAAATACTTTTGTCATGGTTCACTCATTCCTTTATTACTAttctataattattttgtatttttgtatttatttaatttatgtttttcctTGTCCGATTGCATAGGAATTGACTGAAGAGAGGggagcatatatatatatatatatatatatatatcatttatttaacaaaatttttagccaaaaaagggaaaaaaaaaaaaaaaaaaatagactacatacaaaaaaagtagAGCTAAATTGTGCATTTTTTTGAAACAATTTGGTCTCGGTATGTGTTGCACGTATTCTTAACTAGTTCCttatatgcatgtgtatgtacatacatatatatatatgtatgcacttAAGCCGAATCCccttattttcttttgttttgaCGATATAGTTTTTTGACgaatgtttttaattttttgtcaGTAGTTCTGGTATTTACTCGATactgcacatatatatatgtatatatatatatatatacccaccTGTTGCTATGTATAAGCatcatttgtatatatgaattgcCTCCTAATTAATATACGTTTTTCTATAGGACgtgtataataaatacataagcatatttttaattccaATTTCGCTAGTAGATTGCGATGACTGGAAATTGATGAGGGATCATTTTGTTCTGTTGTCTTACGAAATCGTCGTTTTTTCGGATCATcgtatttttgcattttagctctattttatttattcctaATTATTTATTCCTAATTAGTTATTCCAAATTATTTATctgtaattatttattcctaattatttatttctaattatttatttctaattaTTTATCTGTAATTATTTATCTGTAATTATTTAACCGTACTAATATATCCCTACTTATATATCCACATCCATTtatccatatttttattcgCTTCattgtgtttatatatttctccCCTTCCTCCACCCACTCCCTGGTGCGCATTAACATGGTGCATGTACTACTAGGATACATCATTGATGGGAACAGAAAAGATGAATTAacagataaagaaaaaataaataaaaaatttgtatcaAAAATTGGGGGAAAACCATTTTGGCTAGATAGAATAAATTTAccacaagaaaaaaatttctattGTTTAGTTTGTAATAACATGAtgacatttttattacagtTATATGCCCCAATCGATAAGATGGCTAACTGTTTTCATAGatgtttgtatttatttatttgtatatattgtgGTGATCAGGTGAAATGCTTCCGGACCCAGTTGCCGCGCAATAACCCCTACTATAACTACTACATGGGTAGTACTGTTGTTCCTGACAAACTCACTGACTGTAGCTGTGAGGGTGCCAATAACAGTGTTAATAACTACAACAATGGCAGAAACTACAACAATGGCAGAAACTACAAAAGTATCAGTAATAGTAAGTACGCCAATAACAGTTTCAATAACTACAACCATGGCAGAAACTACAACAATGGCAGAAACTACAACAGTATCAGTAATAGTAAGTACGCCAATGAATGTAATAACAACTACTCATGTGTGAGCGATTCAAATAGAGTTAAGCAGCTAGACCAGGTGAACAAAAAGAGTAACTGCGCAGCATCAGATGAGTCGCACATCGTTGCCAATTCGGATGCATGTAGCGAACTTAGCTGTTCGAGTGAAAAATTGGAAAGTCTAACTGAGTCATGTAATAAGAAAGCAGTTTCACCTGAGCACACGAAACACTTAGTAGTGTCAGATGATATGAACCAACAAACCATTTCAGACGATACAAACCAATTAGGCGACTCAGATGATAGCAACAACAAGAAATCTTCATCTTCATCTTCATCTTCATCGTCATCTTCATCGTCATCTGCAGCTTCGGATCATAGCAGTAAACGATCGCATTCACCAAGTATAACAAACGAAACAAGCATATCAAACAGAATGAACACGCTGAACTCGTCGAATGATGGAAAATTGTGCATATCGTTAAAACTTGAAAATCAGACTTCTCATGAACAACGAAAAAGTTTCTACAGgaataataattgtataaACAAATCAGATACACAACTTACTATTAATAAGAAACAAAATGGGGAAGAAGCTCATGAATCCATTGACTACTTAACTTTGTTAAAGCAGGATAGAAATGTTTTTAACAATCAAGCAGAATACTTTTTCTGTTGTAGTATTTGCGGAATTCCTTGTgccagtaaaaaaaaaaaacatgaacaCTGTCAGgtgaaaaattatgtaatattcgacgaaaataaaatttatattaatgatgAAGACGACTGTGAGAGTAGCAGCACGGGAAGTGATAATTCCTTCGAGGATGAAGTGGATAAAGTGGGCGAAGTGGGTGGAATGGACGAAGTGGGTGGAATGGACGAAGTGGATAAAGTGGGCGAAGTGGGTGGAATGGACGAAGTGGGTGGAATGGACGAAGTGGGTGGAATGGACGAAATGGGTGGAATGGACGAAGTGGGTGGAATGGACGAAGTGGATAAAGTGGACGAAGCGGGTGGAGTGCTGACTGCGGGTGAAGAGGTTGACGAGGATGCCACAAAAAGGTACAACACCTGTGTGTGTGGTGAAAAGGGATCCATTATGAGAAGGAGGAATGCTGATGGGTATAGCGGAAACATGAACAGTTTAACGGACTATGGTAGTGCAAAGGGTAAAGCCATCAGTAGCAACAAACATGAAGAGGAAGAAATGGACAGCAGCGAAATTAAAGCATTTCAAGATATACAAAAGGAAATAttaggaaaaagaaaaatagataaagtatttttaaattatttaaaaaaaatacatagaTTTCCAAAGCAGTTAATAAGGTATTCATATAAAGGGACAGCATTATATACTTCTAGTATAATTTCAAATAGtaatcaaaataatattatctgTAATAATGGAACTCtagagaaaaagaataaaacattatttaaTGTTAATGACATTCCTTATTgtcatatatgtaaaaggAGGAAGGTTTTCGAGTTTCAAGTTCTTTCGActgttataaattatatcaaaataaaaaaaaaaattttacttaaccaaaaaacaaaaaaaagcgaTGCCATTAATCTTAAATTTGcacatatagatatatatacatgtgaaAACAATTGTGATGTgtatgatataaataatatgaaggAAAGGCTGACGAGGTCAGAAACGAGTAGGTACATACAGGAGTATGCCTGCGTGCAGGTGGAGAAGTAATAGATGGCGGTATCAACGTGGATGTAGAAAAGGAGAAGCAAAAAATGGGGGCAAAAAATGGAGGCAAAAAAAGGGGTAAAATAATGGACCGAAAAAATTGGCGTATGTAAAGAGAAACGGACGGAAGCACTCCATTTCATCCCGAAACAAATATATGCTTATGATGAGCAGATAACCAGAATTCAccaaaaaaaacatatgttTCCACTTTTTCTTATCCCatttatttaacttttaaaattttttatctttccaTTCTTGATAgttgtatttattttgttatacaCCCAGAAATGAAGTAATAATCATTGAAACTGGTGCATTTGGTATACCCATACCCACCTTTAATAGTTAAGGCAATGGCTACAGTTGCAGCTATGACTAGGACATTTTCTCCAAGAAGAGTTACTCTTCCCCATTCAATCATACAATTTATCATGCCGATAAAATATAGATAGCCcaatgtttcatttttttttaatttttttaatgcataCGTAAAATGATATACAACAATGTATAATCATGTACAGACATGTATTACtacatataaaatgatatgcagttatatatatttacttttgaatattttttacatacgTTATTAAACCTAattaaaaaaggggaaaaaataaagttcgCCTAACTCTTATTTTGCACACACACAAACATAAACacagatatacatatatacacgtaaacacaaaaaaaaaaaaaaaataaaataaaatatgcaaatgtGCAAGTGCATATAAACGCTAAAACACAGGGaccctttttaatttaaaaaaaaaaaaaaaaaaaaaaaaaaaatcattttcaCTTTAAGAAAAATGAGAACAAAGAGCGTTAGTGTCTGATGGGGCGTACTGTGTCCTGTTAAATAATATCACGCTACTCTTTCATATGAacattcatataaaattttattcttctaCTTTTGCGTTTTTCATCTTTTCACTTTTTACTTTTGCGTCCTTGTAGAATTCAAAAGATACTTAAATTACGGGTGAGAGGAGGGGGGAAGTAATATAGAAAAGTAAGTTGGTATTCAAATGGTCATAATGATAAAGGCGTATAACGGCCACAAAAAATATGCGTTTAAACGCGGCTGTACAGTGTAGCACGTGTATATACGCATGCACACGTACGTACACACGTATGATAACACTTATTTCCTCACACATAGTTTTACGTGcgcaaaaatgaaaacacgGAAGGATTCTGTTCGCaaatgatgataaaaaaaaaaaaaataaaataaaaaaagataaaataaaataaaaaaaaatacaataaaataaatgaaaaataaaaaactatgACGAGGATAAAATATGGATATACGAAAACTGTTgtaattacattttaaagaggacatgtttttttcttttattgtaTGGATGTTATAAATGAGGAGAGAATATttgcaaataaataaacacaaaaatataGCATTTTTTATAAGCACGCAAAGTATTTATAAACAGGTTAAAGGCTTAACGAAAAAATGGAGCGACGTATTTTTGCAAGTATAACGAGGGGGAATATCTACGCGCAATGGTACATGTGAACATCCGTAAAGTGTatgcatgtgtat
This window harbors:
- a CDS encoding PDCD2 domain-containing protein; this translates as MVHVLLGYIIDGNRKDELTDKEKINKKFVSKIGGKPFWLDRINLPQEKNFYCLVCNNMMTFLLQLYAPIDKMANCFHRCLYLFICIYCGDQVKCFRTQLPRNNPYYNYYMGSTVVPDKLTDCSCEGANNSVNNYNNGRNYNNGRNYKSISNSKYANNSFNNYNHGRNYNNGRNYNSISNSKYANECNNNYSCVSDSNRVKQLDQVNKKSNCAASDESHIVANSDACSELSCSSEKLESLTESCNKKAVSPEHTKHLVVSDDMNQQTISDDTNQLGDSDDSNNKKSSSSSSSSSSSSSSSAASDHSSKRSHSPSITNETSISNRMNTLNSSNDGKLCISLKLENQTSHEQRKSFYRNNNCINKSDTQLTINKKQNGEEAHESIDYLTLLKQDRNVFNNQAEYFFCCSICGIPCASKKKKHEHCQVKNYVIFDENKIYINDEDDCESSSTGSDNSFEDEVDKVGEVGGMDEVGGMDEVDKVGEVGGMDEVGGMDEVGGMDEMGGMDEVGGMDEVDKVDEAGGVLTAGEEVDEDATKRYNTCVCGEKGSIMRRRNADGYSGNMNSLTDYGSAKGKAISSNKHEEEEMDSSEIKAFQDIQKEILGKRKIDKVFLNYLKKIHRFPKQLIRYSYKGTALYTSSIISNSNQNNIICNNGTLEKKNKTLFNVNDIPYCHICKRRKVFEFQVLSTVINYIKIKKKILLNQKTKKSDAINLKFAHIDIYTCENNCDVYDINNMKERLTRSETSRYIQEYACVQVEK